Proteins co-encoded in one Capsicum annuum cultivar UCD-10X-F1 chromosome 9, UCD10Xv1.1, whole genome shotgun sequence genomic window:
- the LOC124887209 gene encoding uncharacterized protein LOC124887209, with protein sequence MMLINTGDGMYRFNGLNFSDWCEQIKLHLGVLDLDVAFYSAKPTAITKASSDEEKSYYKNWDRSNRLGLMFMRMNIAGNIKTTLSKIESAKELLKLVEESFQTADKSLVGTLMGTLTTMKFDGSRTMHKLVIEMTNIAARLKSLGMEVEQNFLVQFIINSLPTECCHDPN encoded by the coding sequence ATGATGCTTAttaatactggtgatggcatgtataGGTTTAATGGACTTAACTTTTCAGATTGGTGCGAACAGATCAAACTCCATCTTGGggttttagatcttgatgttgCATTTTACTCTGCAAAGCCAACTGCTATTACTAAAGCTAGCagtgatgaagaaaagtcctattataAGAACTGGGATCGGTCTAACAGATTAGGCCTAATGTTCATGCGAATGAATATTGCGGGCAACATTAAGACTACTCTTTCCAAAATTGAAAGTGCAAAAGAACTTCTGAAACTTGTGGAAGAGTCTTTTCAAACTGCTGATAAGTCTCTTGTTGGGACActaatgggtactttgaccaccatGAAGTTTGACGGTTCACgtactatgcataagcttgtcATTGAAATGACAAATATAGCAGCAAGACTTAAGTCCTTGGGAATGGAAGTGGAACAGAATTTCCTTGTGCAGTTCATTATCAACTCATTACCGACTGAgtgttgtcacgacccgaactag